One genomic segment of Microcella indica includes these proteins:
- the phnD gene encoding phosphate/phosphite/phosphonate ABC transporter substrate-binding protein, translating into MRKSLLISGVAAVAAVALVGCSGQAETDASGEASEWPESITISLVPSVEGADLAEALDPLTSYLSDNLGIEINGVVASEYSATVEALGSDQAQVVITDAGSLYNAIERYDAELILRDVRFGATSYASVAYTNNPAKYCAEAPVMATYAASGIELSYCNGIEQGTAAGAGPAGLEALELIDNGTEVALQAATSPAGYQYPVVAMRELGIDTDADITQIPVEGNNNSVLAVYNGDAEVGFAYWDARTTVTEEAPDIAEQVVAFAYTDLIPNGGVAVSSSLPDDLVTQLTALMDAYADSSEEAATVMFDLVGLSDWTSETEIGEITRYGEILAQFSN; encoded by the coding sequence ATGCGCAAGTCCCTCCTCATCTCCGGTGTCGCGGCCGTCGCCGCCGTCGCCCTCGTCGGCTGCAGCGGCCAGGCTGAGACCGACGCCTCGGGCGAGGCCTCCGAGTGGCCCGAGTCCATCACGATCTCCCTCGTCCCCTCGGTCGAGGGCGCTGACCTCGCCGAGGCGCTCGACCCGCTCACCAGCTACCTCTCCGACAACCTCGGCATCGAGATCAACGGCGTGGTCGCCTCCGAATACTCGGCGACCGTCGAAGCACTGGGCAGCGACCAGGCTCAGGTCGTCATCACCGACGCCGGCTCGCTGTACAACGCGATCGAGCGCTACGACGCCGAGCTCATCCTGCGTGACGTGCGCTTCGGAGCCACCTCGTACGCGTCTGTCGCGTACACCAACAACCCGGCCAAGTACTGCGCCGAGGCCCCTGTCATGGCCACGTACGCCGCGAGCGGCATCGAGCTGTCCTACTGCAACGGCATCGAGCAGGGCACCGCCGCTGGCGCAGGCCCGGCCGGCCTCGAAGCGCTGGAGCTCATTGACAACGGCACGGAGGTCGCCCTCCAGGCGGCCACGTCGCCCGCTGGCTACCAGTACCCCGTCGTCGCCATGCGCGAGCTCGGCATCGACACCGACGCCGACATCACGCAGATCCCGGTCGAGGGCAACAACAACTCGGTCCTCGCCGTCTACAACGGCGACGCCGAGGTGGGCTTCGCCTACTGGGATGCCCGCACCACGGTCACCGAGGAGGCTCCCGACATCGCCGAGCAAGTCGTGGCGTTCGCCTACACCGACCTCATCCCGAACGGCGGCGTCGCGGTCTCCTCGTCGCTGCCCGACGACCTCGTCACCCAGCTGACCGCGCTCATGGACGCCTATGCGGACTCCTCCGAGGAGGCGGCCACCGTCATGTTCGACCTCGTCGGCCTCTCCGACTGGACGAGCGAGACGGAGATCGGCGAGATCACCCGCTACGGCGAGATCCTCGCCCAGTTCTCCAACTGA
- a CDS encoding HAD family hydrolase — MRPTIVLDFDGTLALGNGPISAFARAIAAHAGDATFLGRAEAALAAFEAGEAEYRDGYDAVSRVAAAEGIARERLDAAYAASRELLGSDDALVDPPQGLREFLHGLSARARLVLATNAPAGRILDVLEAWGVAEVFDDLHFAVGKPHGLVPVLREALEQGAVLAIGDIAEFDLDPATALGADTALVGVTAAHSAAATTMRGHSLADLYDEITAWVHAAPPLLTPSADSLPHHTIERNH, encoded by the coding sequence GTGAGGCCCACGATCGTGCTGGATTTCGACGGCACACTCGCGCTCGGCAACGGGCCGATCTCGGCGTTCGCTCGTGCGATCGCCGCGCACGCCGGTGATGCGACGTTCCTCGGTCGCGCCGAGGCCGCGCTCGCCGCCTTCGAGGCGGGCGAGGCCGAGTACCGCGACGGCTACGACGCCGTCAGCCGGGTCGCCGCCGCCGAGGGCATCGCACGCGAGCGCCTCGACGCCGCGTACGCCGCCTCGCGCGAGCTGCTCGGATCCGACGACGCCCTCGTCGACCCGCCGCAGGGCCTGCGCGAGTTCCTGCACGGTCTCAGCGCACGCGCGCGCCTCGTCCTCGCGACCAACGCACCGGCCGGCCGCATCCTCGACGTCCTCGAGGCGTGGGGCGTGGCCGAGGTCTTCGACGATCTGCACTTCGCGGTCGGCAAGCCCCACGGCCTCGTGCCCGTGCTGCGCGAGGCGCTCGAGCAGGGTGCGGTGCTCGCCATCGGCGACATCGCCGAGTTCGACCTCGACCCGGCGACCGCGCTCGGAGCGGACACCGCTCTCGTCGGCGTCACCGCCGCGCATTCCGCCGCTGCCACCACGATGCGCGGTCACAGCCTCGCCGATCTCTACGACGAGATCACGGCGTGGGTGCACGCCGCTCCTCCCCTCCTGACTCCTTCTGCCGATTCCCTCCCTCACCACACCATCGAAAGGAACCACTGA
- a CDS encoding amino acid deaminase, with amino-acid sequence MIHTLDDAAARALTDPSGVLREHSWLGAAIDDDVGAGRLEKWGRSTAMDENTGTATVDPALFAALHSRAHVEARWPVGHAGLLHVYGYLLSTTPTPYGLKRERWLDGGLARAYGLADDAFVPWARSTTLLERVSDAAEALVALGATRVQTVDGVESVLALGRARDDGPFALAYAVDGRLVTTFPVGSAESVLAEWDADAARLRWNAAGEAHSAALGPEGQRWRATARSSR; translated from the coding sequence GTGATCCACACGCTCGACGATGCCGCGGCGCGAGCGCTCACCGACCCCAGCGGCGTCCTGCGCGAGCACTCCTGGCTCGGCGCCGCGATCGACGATGACGTCGGCGCGGGCAGGCTCGAGAAGTGGGGCCGGTCGACGGCGATGGACGAGAACACCGGGACGGCGACCGTGGACCCCGCGCTGTTCGCGGCACTCCACTCCCGCGCGCACGTCGAGGCGCGCTGGCCAGTCGGCCATGCCGGCCTCCTGCACGTGTACGGCTACCTGCTGTCGACGACGCCCACTCCGTACGGGCTGAAGCGCGAGAGGTGGCTGGACGGCGGGCTCGCGCGCGCCTACGGGCTCGCCGACGACGCTTTCGTGCCGTGGGCGCGATCGACCACTCTGCTGGAGCGCGTGAGCGACGCGGCGGAGGCGCTCGTCGCGCTCGGGGCGACGCGCGTCCAGACCGTCGACGGGGTCGAGTCGGTGCTCGCCCTCGGACGCGCGCGCGACGACGGGCCGTTCGCGCTCGCCTACGCCGTGGACGGGAGGCTCGTCACCACATTCCCGGTCGGCTCGGCCGAATCGGTGCTCGCCGAGTGGGATGCCGACGCCGCGCGGCTGCGGTGGAACGCCGCGGGAGAGGCGCATTCCGCCGCGCTTGGTCCGGAAGGTCAGAGGTGGCGGGCGACCGCGAGGTCGAGCCGGTAG
- a CDS encoding MGMT family protein — MNEKRAPGVTVTSLDFAGAVLAVVDDIPPGRVMTYGDVAAELGSRGARAVGRVMAMEGGSVPWWRVVRADGRPPSGHEDAALEHYRAERTPLRWLVQPHEPEYVEALAYRLDLAVARHL; from the coding sequence GTGAACGAGAAGCGCGCGCCCGGTGTCACGGTGACCTCCCTCGACTTCGCCGGCGCCGTGCTCGCCGTCGTCGACGACATCCCGCCCGGCCGCGTCATGACCTACGGCGACGTCGCCGCCGAGCTCGGCTCGCGCGGCGCCCGCGCCGTCGGCCGCGTCATGGCCATGGAGGGCGGCTCAGTGCCCTGGTGGCGCGTCGTGCGCGCCGACGGCCGACCGCCTTCCGGACACGAGGATGCTGCGCTCGAGCACTACCGCGCCGAGCGCACTCCCCTGCGCTGGCTCGTGCAGCCGCACGAGCCCGAGTACGTCGAGGCCCTCGCCTACCGGCTCGACCTCGCGGTCGCCCGCCACCTCTGA
- a CDS encoding GNAT family N-acetyltransferase, protein MGNLRVEELSAKTIVAANGLTLLPGQEQYITPVSYSAADAYVDPSTTWARVVLDGDEVVGFIRGNFDADNPKPEFRSCVWRVNVDATAQGRGIGKFAVHALAEEARQRGFDRLTVIWESGDDGPGEFFRRIGFTEVGETEYGEKIGELTV, encoded by the coding sequence ATGGGGAACTTGCGAGTCGAAGAGCTGTCGGCGAAGACGATTGTGGCCGCGAACGGCCTCACCCTGCTGCCGGGCCAGGAGCAGTACATCACCCCGGTCTCCTACTCGGCCGCCGACGCCTACGTCGACCCGAGCACCACGTGGGCGCGCGTCGTCCTCGACGGCGACGAGGTCGTCGGCTTCATCCGCGGCAACTTCGACGCCGACAACCCGAAGCCGGAGTTTCGCAGCTGCGTCTGGCGCGTCAACGTGGATGCCACGGCTCAGGGCCGCGGCATCGGCAAGTTCGCCGTGCACGCCCTCGCGGAGGAGGCCCGCCAGCGCGGCTTCGACCGCCTCACCGTCATCTGGGAGTCGGGCGACGACGGGCCCGGAGAGTTCTTCCGTCGCATCGGCTTCACCGAGGTCGGCGAGACGGAGTACGGCGAGAAGATCGGCGAGCTCACCGTCTGA
- a CDS encoding NADP-dependent isocitrate dehydrogenase — protein sequence MQKIKVEGTVVELDGDEMTRIIWQFIKDRLIHPYLDVTLEYYDLGIQHRDETDDQVTVDAAHAIQKHGVGVKCATITPDEARVEEFGLKKMWRSPNGTIRNILGGVIFREPIIISNIPRLVPGWNKPIIIGRHAFGDQYRATDFLFKGKGTLTVEFTPEDGSEPQKFEVYQSPGDGIAQVQYNLDASIIDFARASLNYGLSRQYPVYLSTKNTILKAYDGRFKDLFQEVYENEFKDKFEAAGITYEHRLIDDMVASAMKWEGGYVWACKNYDGDVQSDTVAQGFGSLGLMTSVLTTPDGKIVEAEAAHGTVTRHYRQHQQGKPTSTNPIASIFAWTRGLMHRGKLDGNQELITFAETLEDVVITTVESGKMTKDLALLVSDDQAYLTTEDFLAALDENLASRLA from the coding sequence GTGCAGAAGATCAAGGTCGAGGGCACCGTCGTCGAACTCGACGGCGACGAGATGACCCGCATCATCTGGCAGTTCATCAAGGACCGCCTCATCCACCCCTACCTCGATGTGACGCTCGAGTACTACGACCTCGGCATCCAGCACCGCGACGAGACCGACGACCAGGTCACGGTCGATGCGGCGCACGCGATCCAGAAGCACGGCGTCGGCGTCAAGTGCGCCACGATCACGCCCGACGAGGCGCGCGTCGAAGAGTTCGGCCTCAAGAAGATGTGGCGCAGCCCCAACGGCACCATTCGCAACATCCTCGGCGGCGTCATCTTCCGCGAGCCGATCATCATCAGCAACATTCCGCGACTGGTGCCCGGCTGGAACAAGCCCATCATCATCGGCCGCCACGCGTTCGGCGACCAGTACCGCGCCACCGACTTCCTCTTCAAGGGCAAGGGCACGCTCACGGTCGAGTTCACGCCCGAGGACGGCTCCGAGCCTCAGAAGTTCGAGGTCTACCAGTCGCCCGGCGACGGCATCGCCCAGGTGCAGTACAACCTCGACGCCTCGATCATCGACTTCGCTCGCGCCTCGCTCAACTACGGGCTCTCGCGCCAGTACCCCGTGTACCTCTCGACGAAGAACACGATCCTCAAGGCTTACGACGGCCGCTTCAAGGACCTCTTCCAGGAGGTCTACGAGAACGAGTTCAAGGACAAGTTCGAGGCTGCCGGCATCACCTACGAGCACCGCCTCATCGACGACATGGTCGCCTCCGCCATGAAGTGGGAGGGCGGATACGTCTGGGCCTGCAAGAACTACGACGGCGACGTGCAGTCAGACACCGTCGCGCAGGGCTTCGGCTCGCTCGGCCTCATGACGAGCGTGCTCACGACCCCGGACGGCAAGATCGTCGAAGCCGAGGCCGCGCACGGCACCGTCACGCGCCACTACCGCCAGCACCAGCAGGGCAAGCCCACGTCGACGAACCCCATCGCATCGATCTTCGCGTGGACCCGTGGCCTCATGCACCGAGGCAAGCTCGACGGCAACCAGGAGCTCATCACCTTCGCCGAGACCCTCGAGGACGTCGTCATCACGACCGTCGAGAGCGGCAAGATGACGAAGGACCTCGCGCTGCTCGTGAGCGACGACCAGGCCTACCTCACGACGGAGGACTTCCTCGCAGCCCTCGACGAGAACCTCGCCTCGCGACTCGCGTAG
- a CDS encoding beta strand repeat-containing protein: MSISHVAHRALAALLTTAVITAAAISMPTAPATAAPSAVTQTFSYTGAVQTFTVPAGVTQLSTVITGAEGGRGGRDSQGEPIPGGYKGQVTGTIAVTPGQVLTIAVGGGGATGNSSTSSQTRAAAGQSPLTGYAGGRGGMPGGQGSSGGGGGGGAATVLLTGTETIVAGGAGGGGGSGQYYSLVGRQAEASHAPRTDMTTGIGQDGLNVQDICTTRCDGGGSGAGGGGAAGGSSGSIEFGIGADTEWLGYGGFPGANSTAGLASLSATYVYFSGNNGHGSVSLTYSTGSADAPTSVIGATGDEQIALSWTAPANEGGASITDYVIAYAEDSATPDWQIVEEGESTATTATVTGLTNGTAYIFRVAAVNSFGTSAPSAASDPVYASGVPGAPSITSVISRDAALTVAFDAASSPIAIERYEYQLDGGPWVATAEAESPLLISGLSNGSTYDVRVRGVNAIGAGAASDPVSGMAISTPGAPTIDAVSPMIGGASIEFTPGFGGGGTITGYEYRVDGGSWVDAGTTSPVTIVGLDDGASAVVELRALNSAGAGTPSAPVTVTTPSTPDAPVIDGITAADTSLQVAFPAVFDGGSVVTAYEYQLEAGGAWTPLGTTASPATITGLVNGTSYDVRLRAVNAVGASTPSTAVVGTPATTPGAPSIVGDTVAGSDATLSAQFTAPDSDGGSAITTYEYSTDGGATWRARDAGTTESPLVITTLSSDGTTPLTNGTTYYVEVRAVNAQGPGTASGVAEGIARTTPSAPTIASITPGSTELRVRFDAASNGGSPITAYEYRVDDGAWVSTGGLGTAFSIAGLTNGTEYLVTVRAVNAVGDGPSSEPVAATPVAVPGQPTIVSYLPTDRTLTLTVDLADDGGTEVTGWEYSTDAGTTWAAAGADSSPFSITSLSSDVDARLVNGENYTVIVRAASAAGVGAASAPRILTPRAVPAQPVTSLTALDGAVSVAFSVADDGGSPVLDLQYSLNGAPFVSTGTLSSPFVLTGLTNGQPATIELRAVNVSGPSAVSDARSATPRTVPGAPTGVAVVSGNALAAVSWSVPASTGGASITQYTASTFATASSTTALASCSSASTACEITGLSNDTTYFVSVVAQNAAGTGPASAPRVSVLPLAKPSAPTLGTVTPANTFLSAAFTPGAAGSRSITGYEYQLNGGEWRPAASTSSPIVISGLANGTEYTVALRAVSAAGAGEASNTRTATPFALPSTPDSATIVAEPASGSAIVSWEAPNANGSTITKYTVVAWSAASQGSQLRTCTTTGATSCTITGLTNGTTYYITIDATNAAGTSTRSTPRVPVVYTGKPGSVSGVTAVAGDAQASLTWTAGAAGASAVSDYTVWYRAVGDSDYTRFIEPVSTDRSATVTGLTNGTEYTFIVYAVNAQGTSLASAPSAAVSPTGIGVAPTFAAPVRTPDGFTVAISNYSEVTTYGASATNGASARVSGSTVTVSGLAANAESTVTVEAVRHGYTTASASTSGTSLEAGVAPVLGEPVSIDGGFTVQLENLDALAVYEFSLPGEATATLDGTTVTVAGLAPGESAELTVTAQRAGRADAPTTVTGEALPAAPSPQLGDVTRTSDGFTVPLVDAVDGVDYSVSSTEGVAALSDGVIVVTGLDPEQEATLTVTASLAAHVDASTSVTSAALGTGIAPALSLGDRTPDGFSATIDNPQDGVDYLVSTTAGSIVRSGTTITVTGLAPAQSATVTVVAVATGRTDAPSSVTSSALGQGAIDPAAPEPTLDGFRAEIQDFDAEATYEVTTSAGAVALEGETIVVTGLAPGESATVTIAFTKEGETDATAEVTGAALAIGTAPTFSSSTSSARGFTFTITNYSAEISYTLAATNAGSVTRSGATVTVAGLAPGATSAVTVTASRVGYRDASAVTSGVALPPAPTPPPAPAPEPEPTEPSTPTPPQTTPQNPGTSTAIVDGETQQSTIVVDGERFTVSTQGATLVVEPMSGGASTGSSGGTTPVVFVGGDVSIDVGGFAADSSIEIWAYSTPTYLTSMTVGSDLAAGTVVTLPSSIRPGEHTIVVTGTGADGEPIELSLGILVVEEIEEPAAEPAVVADDATEATTETDGGASTGIVIAFAILALLLATGLLFFLLARRRQRGSTDDSAAARA; encoded by the coding sequence GTGTCGATCTCGCACGTTGCACACCGCGCACTGGCAGCACTGCTGACGACCGCCGTCATCACGGCGGCCGCGATCTCGATGCCGACGGCACCCGCAACGGCGGCGCCCTCCGCCGTCACGCAGACCTTCAGCTACACGGGCGCCGTTCAGACCTTCACGGTGCCGGCCGGGGTCACGCAGCTCTCCACTGTCATCACTGGCGCCGAGGGCGGCCGCGGCGGCCGCGACTCGCAGGGCGAGCCCATCCCGGGCGGCTACAAGGGTCAGGTGACCGGCACGATCGCCGTCACTCCCGGCCAGGTGCTCACGATCGCTGTCGGCGGCGGCGGTGCGACGGGCAACAGCAGCACGTCGAGTCAGACGCGCGCGGCGGCGGGCCAGAGCCCGCTCACCGGATACGCCGGTGGTCGCGGCGGTATGCCTGGCGGACAGGGAAGCTCGGGCGGCGGTGGCGGCGGTGGCGCGGCCACCGTGCTGCTCACGGGCACCGAGACGATCGTGGCGGGCGGCGCAGGGGGTGGCGGCGGCAGCGGCCAGTACTACTCGCTCGTCGGCCGACAGGCCGAGGCCTCGCACGCACCGCGCACCGACATGACCACGGGCATCGGCCAGGACGGCCTCAACGTGCAAGACATCTGCACGACCCGCTGCGACGGCGGCGGCTCCGGCGCGGGCGGCGGTGGCGCCGCGGGCGGCTCCTCCGGCTCGATCGAGTTCGGCATCGGCGCCGACACCGAGTGGCTCGGCTACGGCGGCTTTCCTGGCGCGAACTCGACCGCGGGCCTCGCGAGCCTCAGTGCCACGTACGTCTACTTCTCGGGCAACAACGGGCACGGCTCCGTCTCGCTCACCTACTCGACCGGTTCGGCCGACGCGCCGACGAGCGTCATCGGCGCCACGGGCGACGAGCAGATCGCCCTCAGCTGGACGGCGCCCGCCAACGAGGGCGGCGCGAGCATCACCGACTACGTCATCGCCTACGCCGAGGACTCGGCGACGCCCGACTGGCAGATCGTCGAGGAGGGCGAGTCGACCGCAACCACCGCCACTGTCACGGGCCTGACCAACGGCACGGCGTACATCTTCCGGGTCGCGGCCGTCAACTCGTTCGGCACGAGCGCGCCCTCGGCCGCCTCCGACCCGGTCTATGCGAGCGGCGTGCCCGGTGCGCCGTCCATCACCTCCGTCATCTCGCGGGATGCTGCGCTCACGGTCGCGTTCGACGCGGCTTCCTCGCCCATCGCGATCGAGCGCTACGAGTATCAGCTCGACGGCGGCCCCTGGGTCGCGACCGCCGAGGCCGAGTCGCCTCTTCTCATCAGCGGCCTCAGCAACGGCTCCACCTACGACGTGCGCGTGCGCGGGGTCAACGCGATCGGCGCTGGAGCCGCCTCCGACCCTGTTTCGGGCATGGCCATCTCGACGCCAGGAGCCCCGACGATCGACGCGGTCAGCCCCATGATCGGTGGTGCGAGCATCGAGTTCACTCCAGGCTTCGGCGGCGGTGGCACCATCACGGGCTACGAGTACCGCGTGGACGGCGGCAGCTGGGTCGATGCCGGCACCACGAGCCCCGTCACGATCGTCGGCCTCGACGACGGCGCGAGCGCGGTAGTCGAGCTGCGCGCCCTCAACTCCGCGGGAGCAGGCACGCCGTCGGCGCCCGTCACCGTCACGACGCCGTCGACTCCCGACGCGCCCGTCATCGACGGCATCACGGCGGCCGACACCTCCCTGCAGGTCGCCTTCCCCGCCGTCTTCGACGGGGGGTCCGTCGTCACCGCCTACGAGTACCAGCTCGAGGCGGGCGGCGCATGGACGCCCCTCGGCACGACCGCGAGCCCCGCGACCATCACGGGCCTCGTCAACGGAACGAGCTACGACGTGCGACTGCGTGCCGTCAATGCTGTCGGCGCGAGCACTCCCTCGACCGCTGTCGTCGGCACACCCGCCACGACGCCGGGAGCACCCTCGATCGTCGGCGACACCGTCGCGGGCTCCGACGCGACCCTGAGCGCGCAGTTCACCGCCCCCGACTCCGACGGCGGGTCGGCGATCACGACCTACGAGTACTCGACCGACGGCGGCGCCACCTGGCGAGCGCGCGACGCGGGTACGACCGAGAGCCCGCTCGTCATCACGACCCTCTCGAGCGACGGCACGACCCCGCTCACGAACGGCACGACCTACTACGTCGAGGTGCGCGCCGTGAACGCGCAGGGCCCCGGCACCGCCTCCGGCGTCGCCGAGGGCATCGCCCGCACGACTCCGAGCGCCCCGACGATCGCGAGCATCACGCCCGGCTCGACGGAGCTGCGCGTGCGGTTCGACGCGGCCTCCAACGGCGGCTCGCCCATCACCGCGTACGAGTACCGCGTCGATGACGGCGCATGGGTCTCGACCGGAGGTCTGGGCACCGCGTTCTCGATCGCGGGGCTGACCAACGGCACCGAGTACCTCGTCACCGTGCGTGCCGTCAACGCCGTCGGCGACGGACCCTCGTCCGAGCCCGTCGCGGCGACCCCCGTGGCGGTGCCCGGCCAGCCGACGATCGTCTCGTACCTGCCGACCGACCGCACCCTCACCCTCACGGTGGATCTCGCCGACGACGGCGGCACCGAGGTCACAGGCTGGGAGTACTCGACCGACGCGGGCACGACCTGGGCCGCAGCGGGAGCCGACTCGAGCCCCTTCTCGATCACCTCTCTCTCCTCCGACGTGGATGCGCGACTCGTCAACGGCGAGAACTACACGGTCATCGTGCGCGCGGCGAGCGCTGCGGGCGTCGGTGCGGCGTCGGCCCCGCGCATCCTGACTCCGCGTGCGGTGCCGGCCCAGCCGGTCACGTCGCTCACGGCGCTCGACGGCGCCGTCTCGGTGGCCTTCTCGGTCGCCGACGACGGCGGCTCGCCGGTTCTCGACCTGCAGTACAGCCTGAACGGTGCGCCGTTCGTCTCGACCGGCACGCTCTCCTCGCCGTTCGTGCTCACGGGGCTCACCAACGGGCAGCCGGCCACGATCGAGCTGCGGGCCGTCAACGTCTCCGGCCCGAGTGCGGTCTCGGATGCCCGTTCCGCGACCCCGCGCACGGTTCCGGGCGCCCCGACCGGCGTGGCCGTCGTCTCCGGCAACGCTCTCGCCGCGGTGTCGTGGTCGGTGCCCGCCTCCACGGGCGGCGCCAGCATCACGCAGTACACCGCGAGCACATTCGCCACGGCGAGCTCGACGACCGCGCTCGCGAGCTGCTCGAGCGCGAGCACCGCCTGCGAGATCACGGGACTGAGCAACGACACGACGTACTTCGTCTCGGTCGTCGCGCAGAACGCCGCGGGCACGGGGCCTGCGTCGGCGCCGCGCGTGTCGGTGCTGCCGCTCGCGAAGCCCTCGGCCCCGACGCTCGGCACGGTGACTCCCGCCAACACCTTCCTCTCGGCAGCCTTCACGCCGGGCGCTGCAGGCTCGCGTTCCATCACGGGCTACGAGTACCAGCTCAACGGGGGCGAGTGGCGCCCCGCGGCCAGCACGTCGAGCCCCATCGTGATCTCCGGCCTCGCCAACGGCACGGAGTACACGGTCGCGTTGCGCGCGGTGAGCGCCGCCGGTGCCGGGGAGGCGTCGAACACGCGCACCGCCACGCCCTTCGCCCTGCCCAGCACGCCCGATTCGGCGACGATCGTGGCGGAGCCCGCGAGCGGCTCCGCGATCGTGAGCTGGGAGGCGCCGAACGCCAACGGCTCGACGATCACGAAGTACACGGTCGTCGCCTGGTCGGCGGCCTCGCAGGGCAGCCAGCTGCGAACGTGCACGACGACGGGCGCGACGAGCTGCACGATCACGGGCCTGACCAACGGCACGACGTACTACATCACGATCGACGCGACCAACGCGGCAGGCACGAGCACGCGCTCCACGCCGCGCGTGCCCGTCGTCTACACGGGCAAGCCCGGCTCGGTGAGCGGTGTGACCGCCGTCGCCGGTGACGCGCAGGCCTCCCTCACCTGGACCGCGGGAGCGGCGGGCGCGAGCGCCGTCAGCGACTACACGGTCTGGTACCGCGCCGTCGGCGACAGCGACTACACGCGCTTCATCGAACCAGTCTCGACCGACCGGTCGGCCACCGTCACCGGGCTCACGAACGGCACCGAGTACACGTTCATCGTCTACGCCGTCAACGCGCAGGGCACGAGCCTCGCGAGCGCCCCGTCCGCCGCCGTGAGCCCCACGGGCATCGGCGTCGCGCCGACCTTCGCAGCGCCGGTGCGCACGCCGGACGGTTTCACGGTCGCGATCAGCAACTACTCGGAGGTCACGACGTACGGAGCGAGCGCGACGAACGGCGCGAGCGCACGTGTGAGCGGCTCCACCGTCACCGTGAGCGGCCTCGCGGCGAACGCCGAGTCGACGGTCACCGTTGAGGCGGTGCGCCACGGCTACACGACCGCGTCGGCGAGCACGAGCGGCACGTCGCTCGAGGCGGGTGTCGCGCCCGTGCTCGGCGAGCCGGTCTCGATCGACGGCGGTTTCACCGTGCAGCTCGAGAACCTCGACGCGCTCGCCGTGTACGAGTTCTCCCTGCCGGGTGAGGCGACCGCGACCCTCGACGGCACGACCGTGACGGTCGCAGGCCTCGCCCCGGGGGAGAGCGCCGAGCTCACGGTCACGGCCCAGCGCGCCGGTCGCGCCGACGCGCCCACGACGGTGACCGGCGAGGCCTTGCCCGCCGCACCGAGCCCGCAGCTCGGAGACGTGACGCGCACCTCCGACGGCTTCACTGTGCCGCTCGTCGACGCCGTCGACGGCGTCGACTACTCCGTCTCCTCGACGGAGGGCGTCGCGGCTCTCAGCGACGGCGTGATCGTCGTCACGGGTCTCGACCCCGAGCAGGAGGCAACCCTCACGGTGACCGCTTCCCTCGCGGCTCACGTGGATGCGTCGACCTCGGTGACGAGCGCGGCACTGGGCACCGGCATCGCGCCCGCCCTGTCACTCGGCGACCGCACGCCGGACGGCTTCAGCGCGACGATCGACAACCCGCAGGACGGCGTGGACTACCTCGTCTCCACGACGGCGGGCTCCATCGTCCGCAGCGGTACGACCATCACGGTCACGGGACTCGCCCCGGCGCAGAGTGCGACGGTCACGGTCGTCGCGGTTGCTACCGGTCGCACCGACGCCCCCTCGAGCGTCACCTCGTCGGCGCTCGGTCAGGGCGCGATCGACCCGGCGGCCCCTGAGCCCACCCTCGACGGCTTCCGCGCTGAGATTCAGGACTTCGATGCCGAGGCGACCTACGAGGTCACGACCTCCGCGGGAGCGGTGGCGCTCGAAGGCGAGACGATCGTCGTCACGGGCCTCGCCCCCGGCGAGTCGGCGACCGTCACGATCGCCTTCACGAAGGAGGGTGAGACGGATGCCACGGCCGAGGTGACCGGAGCGGCCCTCGCCATCGGCACGGCCCCGACGTTCTCGTCCTCCACGAGCTCGGCGAGAGGCTTCACCTTCACGATCACGAACTACTCGGCCGAGATCAGCTACACGCTCGCCGCGACCAACGCCGGCAGCGTCACGCGCAGCGGCGCAACGGTCACGGTTGCCGGTCTTGCCCCGGGTGCGACGTCCGCGGTGACGGTCACGGCGAGCCGTGTCGGCTACCGGGATGCGTCCGCGGTGACCTCGGGCGTGGCCCTGCCCCCGGCACCGACCCCGCCCCCCGCCCCGGCGCCCGAGCCCGAGCCGACCGAGCCGTCGACCCCGACGCCGCCGCAGACCACGCCGCAGAACCCCGGCACATCGACGGCGATCGTCGATGGCGAGACTCAGCAGTCGACGATCGTGGTCGACGGCGAGCGCTTCACGGTCTCGACCCAGGGTGCAACCCTCGTCGTCGAGCCGATGTCGGGCGGCGCCTCAACCGGCTCGAGCGGCGGTACCACTCCCGTCGTGTTCGTGGGCGGCGACGTGAGCATCGACGTCGGCGGGTTCGCGGCTGACAGCTCGATCGAGATCTGGGCGTACTCGACGCCCACTTATCTGACGAGCATGACCGTCGGCTCGGATCTCGCGGCTGGCACGGTCGTGACGCTGCCGTCGAGCATCCGACCAGGCGAGCACACGATCGTCGTGACGGGCACGGGCGCGGATGGCGAGCCGATCGAGCTCTCCCTCGGCATCCTCGTGGTCGAGGAGATCGAGGAGCCTGCGGCAGAGCCCGCGGTCGTCGCGGATGACGCGACCGAGGCGACGACGGAGACCGATGGCGGAGCCTCGACCGGTATCGTCATCGCCTTCGCGATCCTGGCACTGCTGCTCGCGACGGGTCTGCTCTTCTTCCTGCTGGCGCGTCGTCGCCAGCGAGGCAGTACCGACGACAGCGCAGCCGCGCGGGCCTGA